In a genomic window of Brettanomyces nanus chromosome 1, complete sequence:
- a CDS encoding uncharacterized protein (BUSCO:EOG09340GIY) — protein sequence MTAANLFANKDDNHFREALRLYEAKQYKKTVKTLDGILKRNPQHYESFSLKGLALYYSNLPEKGQALEYINKGISKGSTDPVVCHITGLYYRAVKNYKEAAKWYDAAMKNNSSNKGILRDLSSCLTQIRDYKHLVTPRLGYLEDQPAYRANWTAAAVAHYLNGQYKNAENVLTKIEELISDHLADADMFEHSECLLFKNRIIYASGDVERAYDHLLVLEKEGQVGDGLKLQEYKAQYLEELGKPEQASFVYRKLLQRNSDNVSYYYSLERCLGTDKMSVSVRLALYEKLSKFYPRADPPQFIPLLFLKGEMFAKKAEQYILGQLRRGVPATFVNVKPLYKRKSNQEVLYKIVRKFYDGESKENPLTRCWTGYYLAQHYYRLREYSKALEMIEEVICTTPTLVELYIVKARIFKRLNKLELAADTMDKARRLDLQDRFVNCKATKYFLRADKVSKAVDTVSLFTRNEGTPNGVQDLHMMQCVWFLTESAEAYFRLYKLDLKEWQEKYYKEGSEENPDHIYLLARENFRKKLIRTLGLAIKRYRAVIKVFEEYEDDQFDFHHYSMRKGTPRTYLNMLHWEDELYHQPLFLRSAVGITKLYMEVLGHKDLYQKLLCAPDHNLNKTKKEKKDEVKKHEELVEYSRGYAKDQDVFGESTLKAYAGIPEKTKNGTVVDVIDTTAELMKLASRVDKETSVDGLYVVFRVNQYLRKYVLGLQALNRIYSFDRNNHNVGYMYLQLLKDMKGDDTQDAIKRILQIGLKKNFADLLEMDEDESLARKLVENYFQKDNLNTAISVVEAQRVEASKVFEARLMDLKEQLDPYSCGLLEYEQIN from the coding sequence ATGACTGCTGCGAACCTGTTTGCTAACAAGGACGACAATCACTTTAGGGAAGCCCTTCGTTTATATGAAGCCAAGCAATACAAGAAAACTGTCAAGACCCTTGATGGCATCCTTAAACGGAATCCTCAGCACTATGaatccttctctttgaagGGTCTGGCCTTATATTACTCCAATCTACCTGAGAAAGGCCAAGCTCTCGAGTATATCAACAAAGGTATTTCCAAAGGTTCGACCGATCCGGTAGTTTGCCATATTACTGGTTTGTATTATCGAGCTGTTAAGAATTACAAGGAAGCTGCCAAGTGGTATGATGCTGCCATGAAGAACAACTCTTCTAACAAAGGTATTTTGCGCGATTTGAGTTCTTGTCTCACGCAGATTCGTGATTACAAGCACTTAGTCACACCTCGTCTGGGTTACTTAGAAGATCAGCCCGCTTACAGGGCCAATTGgactgctgctgctgtggCTCACTATTTGAATGGTCAGTATAAGAATGCAGAAAATGTTCTTACTAAGATTGAGGAATTGATCTCCGACCATCTAGCGGATGCTGATATGTTTGAGCATTCTGAgtgtcttctcttcaagaacagAATCATATATGCTTCTGGTGATGTTGAAAGGGCCTATGATCATCTTTTGGTTCTCGAAAAAGAAGGTCAGGTTGGTGACGGCTTGAAATTACAGGAATACAAGGCACAGTATTTGGAGGAACTTGGAAAGCCGGAGCAAGCTTCGTTTGTCTACAGAAAATTGCTTCAGCGTAACTCTGATAATGTCAGCTATTATTATTCGTTGGAGAGATGTCTTGGTACAGACAAGATGTCCGTTTCTGTTCGTCTTGCATTGTACGAGAAGTTATCTAAGTTTTATCCACGTGCAGATCCTCCTCAATTTATTCCTTTATTGTTCTTGAAGGGAGAGATGTTCGCTAAAAAAGCCGAGCAGTACATATTAGGTCAACTTAGAAGAGGTGTTCCGGCAACATTTGTTAACGTTAAGCCCTTGTACAAGAGAAAATCCAATCAAGAAGTTCTTTACAAGATTGTCAGGAAGTTCTATGATGGAGAATCCAAGGAAAATCCGCTAACTCGCTGTTGGACCGGTTACTATTTGGCTCAACACTACTACAGGTTGAGGGAGTATTCAAAGGCATTAGAGATGATAGAGGAGGTTATTTGCACCACGCCTACATTGGTTGAACTTTATATTGTGAAAGCACGGATTTTCAAGCGACTCAACAAGCTTGAATTGGCTGCTGATACTATGGATAAAGCCCGTAGACTCGATTTGCAGGATAGATTTGTCAACTGTAAAGCCACCAAGTATTTCTTACGTGCCGACAAGGTCAGCAAGGCTGTCGATACTGTGTCCCTCTTCACTAGGAATGAAGGGACTCCTAACGGTGTTCAGGACTTGCACATGATGCAGTGTGTTTGGTTCCTAACAGAGAGTGCCGAGGCATACTTCCGTCTATACAAGTTGGACTTGAAGGAATGGCAAGAAAAGTATTACAAAGAAGGATCTGAAGAGAATCCTGACCATATCTATCTTCTTGCTCGTGAAAACTTTAGGAAGAAATTAATTCGTACTTTGGGACTTGCCATTAAGAGATACCGGGCCGTTATtaaagtctttgaagagtatgaagatgatcagTTTGACTTCCATCACTACAGTATGCGTAAAGGTACTCCCCGTACGTATCTAAATATGTTACATTGGGAAGACGAACTCTATCACCAACCGTTATTCCTTAGAAGTGCTGTTGGTATCACCAAGTTGTACATGGAGGTATTGGGACATAAGGATTTGTACCAGAAACTTCTTTGCGCCCCGGATCATAATCTTAACAAAACtaaaaaggagaaaaaggacGAGGTCAAGAAACATGAAGAGTTAGTTGAGTATTCTAGGGGATATGCGAAAGACCAAGATGTATTTGGCGAATCGACACTCAAAGCGTATGCCGGTATTCCAGAGAAGACCAAAAACGGGACTGTTGTTGATGTGATTGATACTACGGCAGAGTTGATGAAACTTGCATCCAGAGTGGACAAAGAGACCTCTGTTGATGGACTCTATGTTGTGTTCCGGGTGAATCAATACCTCAGAAAGTATGTTCTTGGCTTGCAAGCCTTGAATAGAATCTATTCGTTTGACCGGAATAATCACAACGTCGGTTACATGTATCTTCAGCTACTTAAGGATATGAAGGGTGATGATACACAGGATGCCATCAAAAGGATCCTGCAGATTGgtctcaagaagaactttgcGGACCTTTTAgagatggatgaagatgaatccTTGGCACGTAAGTTGGTGGAAAATTATTTCCAGAAGGATAATTTGAATACAGCCATCAGTGTTGTTGAGGCACAACGAGTTGAGGCTTCGAAAGTGTTCGAAGCTAGATTGATGGATCTTAAGGAGCAATTAGATCCCTATTCGTGTGGTTTGCTTGAATATGAGCAAATCAATTAG